In Mastigocladopsis repens PCC 10914, a single window of DNA contains:
- a CDS encoding class I SAM-dependent methyltransferase, whose amino-acid sequence MKNIFFCPEESNFYSNCLDNFVLSNCQQSECIVEFGSGDGKPVINSLLKNRFDGVIHGFELNTSAWKVANLTIDEYNLGQKYIIHNSCLFESSQTEAEYLVANPPYLPAPDKDICMPLLFGGTDGATITNELLSLGYENVLLLVSSFSNPESTIHHARANGYRVTNFIVLPLKFGYYSSELKVKNHIEELRKNKMAFYSGDYYFLAGVLFQKSQESGADLSNELAQVMTTL is encoded by the coding sequence ATGAAGAACATCTTTTTTTGCCCTGAAGAATCCAATTTTTACTCAAACTGCTTGGACAATTTTGTTTTGAGCAATTGTCAACAATCTGAGTGTATCGTTGAGTTTGGCTCAGGAGATGGGAAACCTGTTATTAATTCATTATTGAAAAACAGGTTTGATGGTGTGATACATGGATTTGAATTAAATACTTCTGCCTGGAAAGTTGCTAATTTAACAATCGACGAATATAATCTCGGACAAAAATATATAATCCATAATTCATGTTTGTTTGAATCTTCTCAAACAGAAGCTGAGTATCTAGTTGCTAATCCTCCGTATCTTCCCGCACCAGATAAAGATATTTGTATGCCACTCTTATTTGGTGGCACAGATGGAGCAACAATTACCAACGAACTCTTATCATTAGGTTATGAGAATGTACTCCTTTTAGTCTCTAGCTTTTCTAATCCAGAAAGTACAATTCATCATGCTAGAGCGAACGGTTACAGGGTGACAAATTTTATAGTTTTACCTTTAAAATTTGGATACTATAGCTCTGAGCTAAAAGTTAAAAATCACATAGAGGAATTACGAAAAAATAAAATGGCATTCTATTCTGGTGATTATTACTTTTTAGCTGGGGTTTTATTTCAAAAGTCCCAGGAATCTGGAGCAGATTTATCTAACGAGTTAGCTCAAGTTATGACAACTTTGTAA
- a CDS encoding iron-containing redox enzyme family protein produces the protein MHSNFVMSPLPEVETKSTQIKEKEKIDINYARVEQQFIELLATNNLDKKLDAEPALKSEFESSLSVAIRAAYQNGAGDDVAHCFLQRILYRINRLNLFWYDDLRHYINERSPYLHKVRDQIETACQEWELAQIDVAALQQLDVKQALIERCADDLDPPLSQDSRYIREEMSEAGYRHLLAIGSFDGLVEGSRLSRILGGAANQVQCTLVRVLLEEYGNGRFSRKHSTFFAQMLAEFGMNTEPEGYFDLVPWEVLACANHNFLLTECKRHFLRYSGGLTYFEVAGPAAYRNYLAAAQRLGLSDAAMGYWELHIREDERHGRWMLDDVALPLTQMYPDDAWQLVLGYDQEKLTGDRAAKAVVRSIRVAEQAILSES, from the coding sequence ATGCACAGCAATTTCGTGATGTCTCCTCTCCCCGAGGTTGAAACAAAGAGTACACAAATAAAAGAAAAAGAAAAAATAGATATAAACTATGCGCGTGTTGAGCAGCAATTTATAGAACTGCTCGCAACAAATAATTTGGACAAAAAACTAGATGCAGAACCTGCGTTAAAGAGCGAGTTTGAAAGCTCACTCTCTGTAGCAATTCGTGCAGCTTATCAAAATGGTGCTGGTGATGATGTAGCTCACTGCTTTCTCCAGCGCATACTTTATCGTATCAATCGGTTAAATTTGTTTTGGTACGACGACCTCCGCCACTACATCAACGAGCGTTCTCCTTACTTGCATAAGGTGCGCGACCAAATTGAGACAGCTTGCCAAGAGTGGGAACTCGCACAAATTGATGTGGCTGCATTGCAACAATTAGATGTTAAGCAAGCTCTCATTGAGCGCTGTGCTGACGATTTAGATCCGCCTTTGTCGCAAGACAGCCGCTACATCCGTGAGGAAATGAGTGAGGCTGGCTACCGTCACTTGCTGGCTATTGGCTCATTTGACGGTTTAGTTGAAGGTAGTCGCCTTTCCCGCATTTTGGGTGGTGCTGCTAATCAAGTACAGTGTACTCTGGTGCGAGTCCTGCTGGAAGAGTACGGCAACGGACGTTTTTCTCGTAAACACTCTACATTTTTTGCCCAAATGCTGGCTGAATTTGGGATGAACACCGAACCAGAGGGATACTTCGATCTAGTTCCTTGGGAGGTGCTGGCTTGCGCTAATCATAATTTCCTCCTCACCGAGTGCAAGCGTCATTTTCTGCGTTACAGTGGAGGGCTGACTTATTTTGAGGTGGCGGGACCTGCAGCTTACAGAAACTATCTTGCGGCGGCGCAACGACTGGGACTATCGGACGCAGCGATGGGTTATTGGGAATTGCACATTCGGGAAGATGAACGCCACGGACGTTGGATGTTGGATGATGTGGCTTTGCCTTTGACCCAAATGTACCCTGATGATGCATGGCAATTGGTGCTGGGATACGACCAAGAAAAGCTCACAGGTGATCGCGCTGCCAAAGCTGTTGTGCGCTCTATACGCGTCGCAGAGCAAGCCATATTGAGTGAGTCATAA
- a CDS encoding peptidoglycan D,D-transpeptidase FtsI family protein produces MQKLPGRTKFRKFNFPKPALTRRQHKGSRREYNSKLADHTQEQTSKTKPRLFIVWSFLIAAGVGLAVNLYNLQIVSGPKLTQKARNQQMVNLRPFMPRRPVVDRNKDLLAIDRPVYTLYAHPKLFENSNHQMAEQLSSILDRDATELEKKFESRKSGITLASTLPEEIADRISSLHLNGLELIQKYSRFYPQQDLVSEVVGYVNVDRRGQAGVEYSQEKLLERSMQTIRLSRAGNGALMSDYAPDGFLSSDDLRLQLTIDSRLQRVARFALKEQMEKYRAKRGAVIVMDAWDGSLLALVSHPTYNPNEYSKADISLFKNWTVADLYEPGSTFKPLNVAIALEAGVIKADDVFNDPGYIQVADRTIKNAENKRYGRINIAQILQHSSNIGMVQIIQRLQPSIYYGWLERLGLGQSVDDTDLPFTVSSQLKSQEEFLASPVEPATTSFGQGFSLTPLQLVQMHGALANGGKLVTPHAVRALIDTKGQVHYSPNRDASRQIFSPTTSQKVVEMMESVVDEGSGKASQILGYRIAGKTGTAQKASSAGGYISGSEITSFVGILPVESPRYVVLALVDDPRGENAYGSTVAAPIAKSVMEALITIEQIPPSKVINQAPASPQQ; encoded by the coding sequence ATGCAAAAGTTACCAGGCAGAACAAAATTTAGAAAATTTAACTTTCCGAAACCAGCACTGACAAGGCGACAGCACAAGGGTTCGAGACGAGAGTACAACAGCAAACTTGCTGACCATACTCAAGAACAAACATCCAAGACTAAACCCAGACTATTCATTGTTTGGAGCTTTCTCATTGCGGCTGGGGTAGGGTTGGCCGTTAACTTGTACAACTTGCAAATCGTAAGTGGTCCAAAGCTAACCCAAAAGGCGCGAAACCAGCAAATGGTGAATTTGCGACCTTTTATGCCCCGTCGCCCAGTGGTGGATCGCAATAAGGATTTGCTGGCAATTGACCGTCCTGTATATACTTTGTACGCCCATCCCAAACTTTTTGAAAATTCTAATCACCAGATGGCAGAACAGCTCTCGTCAATACTGGATCGAGACGCTACTGAGTTAGAAAAAAAGTTTGAAAGTAGAAAAAGCGGTATTACACTTGCCTCTACCTTACCAGAAGAAATTGCTGATCGCATTTCTTCATTACACCTGAATGGCTTAGAGTTAATTCAAAAATACTCCCGATTCTACCCACAGCAGGATTTGGTTTCAGAAGTGGTGGGCTATGTCAATGTTGACCGTCGCGGTCAGGCTGGTGTGGAGTACAGCCAAGAGAAGTTGCTAGAACGTTCTATGCAGACAATACGGTTAAGCCGAGCAGGTAATGGGGCGCTGATGAGCGATTATGCTCCAGATGGTTTTCTCAGTTCTGATGACCTGCGCCTGCAACTGACTATCGACAGCCGCCTGCAACGAGTTGCCCGCTTTGCTCTTAAGGAACAAATGGAAAAGTACCGGGCAAAGCGGGGGGCAGTCATTGTTATGGATGCGTGGGATGGTTCCCTACTCGCCCTGGTTTCTCATCCCACTTATAACCCAAATGAATACTCTAAAGCCGATATCTCTTTATTTAAAAACTGGACGGTAGCAGACCTGTATGAACCAGGTTCAACTTTCAAACCTTTAAATGTGGCTATTGCCCTAGAAGCTGGCGTTATTAAAGCTGATGATGTGTTCAATGACCCCGGTTACATTCAAGTGGCTGACAGAACAATTAAGAATGCCGAAAACAAACGTTACGGGCGGATAAACATAGCTCAAATTCTGCAACACTCCAGCAACATAGGCATGGTTCAAATCATCCAAAGATTGCAGCCTTCAATCTACTACGGTTGGCTGGAACGCTTAGGGCTAGGACAAAGCGTTGATGATACGGATTTACCTTTCACCGTTAGCAGTCAGCTAAAAAGTCAAGAAGAATTTCTTGCCTCGCCTGTCGAACCAGCAACTACCTCCTTTGGTCAGGGCTTTTCGCTGACACCGTTACAGTTGGTGCAAATGCATGGAGCTTTAGCCAATGGGGGCAAATTGGTCACACCTCACGCAGTCCGGGCGCTGATAGACACCAAAGGGCAAGTCCACTATTCACCCAATCGAGATGCATCGCGCCAAATATTCTCACCCACCACCAGCCAAAAGGTCGTAGAGATGATGGAGAGTGTAGTCGATGAAGGATCAGGAAAAGCATCGCAAATTCTTGGGTATCGCATCGCAGGCAAAACCGGCACAGCCCAAAAAGCCAGTTCCGCTGGTGGTTACATCAGCGGATCTGAAATTACCAGCTTCGTGGGTATCTTACCTGTAGAATCCCCTCGTTATGTGGTGTTGGCATTGGTTGATGACCCGAGAGGAGAAAATGCCTATGGCAGTACTGTAGCCGCACCAATTGCTAAGTCAGTCATGGAAGCACTCATTACCATTGAACAGATTCCACCTAGTAAGGTTATCAATCAAGCACCTGCTAGTCCCCAACAGTAA
- a CDS encoding sugar-transfer associated ATP-grasp domain-containing protein, giving the protein MFSLGGQSDKAIIEYAVQFDPVFDEIAYQGVPDIRVIVYRGVPAMAMLRLPTRASDGKANLHRGGVGVGIDLATGTTLAGIQNNRYIENHPETGHLLRDRQIPHWQTILEMATKLGDKTEFGYLGVDIVLDQERGPLLLEINARPGLSIQIANREGLIRRLEAIDDALPKLLGVQEKIVFAQEAFAVETRSHLAHSAQPALESYPNS; this is encoded by the coding sequence ATGTTTTCACTGGGAGGACAAAGCGATAAGGCAATCATTGAATATGCTGTACAGTTCGATCCGGTCTTTGATGAAATTGCCTATCAAGGTGTCCCCGATATCCGGGTAATTGTCTACCGAGGTGTACCAGCAATGGCAATGTTGCGTCTCCCCACGCGGGCTTCTGACGGTAAAGCTAATTTGCATAGAGGTGGGGTCGGTGTTGGAATTGACCTTGCAACTGGTACAACACTGGCTGGTATCCAGAACAACCGCTATATTGAGAACCATCCGGAAACAGGGCATTTGTTGCGCGATCGCCAAATTCCTCACTGGCAAACGATTCTGGAGATGGCTACCAAGTTAGGCGACAAAACAGAGTTTGGCTATCTCGGCGTTGACATTGTTCTAGATCAGGAAAGAGGACCACTGTTACTGGAGATAAATGCTCGTCCGGGTCTTTCAATTCAAATTGCCAATCGAGAGGGACTGATTAGGCGACTTGAAGCAATTGATGATGCTTTACCAAAACTCTTAGGAGTTCAAGAAAAAATTGTGTTTGCCCAAGAAGCATTTGCCGTAGAAACTCGTTCTCACCTGGCTCATTCAGCACAACCTGCCCTTGAAAGCTACCCAAATAGCTAA
- a CDS encoding serine/threonine protein kinase, which produces MSDLNIGRILSKRYELQQIIGAGAMGRVYRAKDILLGGVPVAVKFLAISIQNQKIRVQERFEREAKTCALLGQKSIHIVRVMDYGVDENNTPYYVMEYLEGTNLSDVIRKQQLSLPRFLSMVRQICLGLHCAHDGIPVDGKICPIIHRDIKPSNMLVIPDPSFGELVKVLDFGIAKLLQSDSNCTNYYLGTLVYSSPEQMEGKELDNRSDIYSLGVMMFEMLTGKIPLLAPTHSFGAWYKVHHYQQPRCFAEVAPDLQLPKEVENLVMSCLAKTPNSRPQSTDEILKILASLELRYGTRKALPSIDVPSTALPPAQADVEHKTKAVILASGLVDEIAKQACWPPNKPIADIVFPSPLCSNGQVLPALWVMLPHLEIQKRLVCTRYNQFLFITSPHPMLLWMTLIYNRRHGAKWLPYYLDLKTTFGQEITCLLGQTGFYRILFFARETPTSCVHVLLSSIASAQCQRLQQWVSISNKLESSAEPHASKTLLKTEYEKIKPQILAKIQALETDSPFDLCG; this is translated from the coding sequence ATGTCAGACCTCAACATTGGTCGAATACTGAGCAAACGCTACGAACTTCAGCAAATAATTGGTGCTGGAGCAATGGGTAGGGTTTATCGTGCTAAGGACATTTTGTTGGGAGGCGTACCTGTTGCTGTTAAGTTTCTTGCTATATCAATCCAAAATCAAAAAATACGAGTGCAGGAGCGTTTTGAGCGAGAAGCGAAAACCTGTGCCTTACTTGGGCAAAAAAGCATCCACATTGTCCGAGTCATGGACTATGGCGTAGACGAGAATAATACTCCGTACTACGTTATGGAGTACCTGGAAGGAACAAATCTCAGCGATGTCATCCGCAAGCAGCAACTGTCTTTACCAAGATTTTTGAGCATGGTGCGTCAAATTTGCTTGGGGTTACACTGCGCTCATGATGGTATCCCAGTTGATGGCAAAATCTGCCCGATTATCCACCGCGACATTAAACCGAGCAATATGCTGGTCATTCCAGACCCCAGTTTTGGCGAATTAGTCAAAGTTTTAGATTTTGGTATCGCTAAGTTACTACAGTCAGATAGCAATTGCACTAACTATTATTTAGGCACTCTAGTTTATTCTTCTCCTGAACAAATGGAGGGCAAGGAATTAGATAACCGTTCTGATATTTATAGTTTGGGAGTGATGATGTTTGAGATGCTTACAGGTAAAATTCCTCTGCTAGCGCCAACTCACTCTTTTGGAGCATGGTATAAAGTACACCACTATCAACAACCGCGTTGCTTCGCTGAGGTTGCTCCCGATCTACAACTACCGAAAGAGGTAGAAAATTTAGTTATGAGTTGTCTAGCCAAGACACCAAACTCACGACCCCAAAGTACTGACGAAATCCTCAAAATCCTGGCATCTCTAGAACTGCGTTATGGCACACGCAAAGCTTTGCCCAGCATTGATGTGCCTTCTACTGCCCTTCCTCCAGCACAGGCAGACGTTGAACACAAGACAAAGGCAGTAATACTAGCCTCTGGATTAGTTGATGAAATTGCAAAGCAAGCTTGTTGGCCCCCAAATAAACCCATTGCTGATATTGTTTTTCCCAGTCCCCTCTGTTCCAATGGGCAGGTTTTACCAGCTTTGTGGGTCATGCTACCACATTTAGAAATTCAAAAGCGTTTGGTTTGTACACGCTACAACCAATTTCTTTTCATTACTTCTCCTCACCCCATGCTGCTGTGGATGACTCTCATTTATAACCGCAGGCATGGTGCCAAATGGTTGCCATACTACCTCGACCTGAAAACAACTTTTGGGCAAGAAATCACTTGCTTACTGGGACAAACAGGTTTCTACCGTATACTGTTCTTCGCTCGAGAGACACCAACTTCCTGTGTTCATGTATTACTTTCAAGTATCGCCTCTGCACAGTGCCAGCGGCTGCAACAGTGGGTTTCGATAAGCAATAAGCTGGAATCGTCTGCTGAACCCCATGCTAGTAAAACTTTACTTAAAACCGAGTACGAAAAAATTAAGCCTCAAATTTTGGCAAAGATACAAGCACTTGAGACAGATTCCCCATTTGACCTTTGCGGCTAG
- a CDS encoding NblA/ycf18 family protein, which produces MNQPIELSLEQQFSIRSFATQVQNMSHDQAKDFLVKLYEQMVVREATYKELLKHQWGLDSGSSWA; this is translated from the coding sequence ATGAACCAACCAATCGAACTGAGCCTTGAACAACAATTCAGCATCCGCTCCTTTGCTACTCAAGTGCAGAACATGAGTCATGACCAAGCTAAAGACTTTTTAGTCAAGCTCTATGAACAGATGGTCGTGCGGGAAGCCACTTATAAGGAGCTTCTCAAGCACCAATGGGGCCTAGATTCTGGTTCCAGTTGGGCATAG
- a CDS encoding Stp1/IreP family PP2C-type Ser/Thr phosphatase, with the protein MKLNFTGVSDPGLIRSNNQDAYYIDPEGRFFIVADGMGGHAGGEQASYIATGQIHAYLDANWNSPKPSEQLLEEALLQANQGILLDQQNHPERSDMGTTIVVVIFRSKEPPLCAHVGDSRLYRFRDSQLEQLTQDHTWVARALKIGEITPEESRIHPFRHVLSRCLGREDLNHIDVQHLDVKAGDRLLLCSDGLTEELADQKIAYYLKEIPLVEKTALSLVEAAKEHGGHDNITVVIVALE; encoded by the coding sequence ATGAAACTTAATTTCACCGGGGTTAGTGATCCGGGACTTATTCGTTCTAATAATCAGGATGCTTACTACATTGACCCAGAGGGGCGTTTCTTCATTGTTGCCGATGGTATGGGTGGTCATGCAGGAGGCGAACAAGCAAGCTATATTGCGACTGGGCAAATTCATGCATACTTGGATGCCAATTGGAATTCTCCTAAGCCTTCTGAGCAGTTATTAGAAGAAGCTTTGTTACAAGCCAATCAAGGAATTTTGCTAGATCAGCAAAATCATCCTGAACGCTCGGACATGGGGACAACGATTGTGGTGGTCATTTTTCGCTCAAAAGAGCCGCCTTTGTGCGCTCACGTTGGTGACTCAAGGCTGTACCGCTTTCGGGATTCCCAATTAGAGCAACTCACACAAGACCATACTTGGGTAGCACGCGCTCTTAAAATAGGTGAAATTACACCAGAAGAATCCCGAATTCATCCTTTTCGTCATGTCTTATCCCGCTGTTTGGGGCGTGAAGACCTAAATCACATTGATGTGCAACACCTAGACGTGAAAGCGGGCGATCGCCTACTGTTATGCAGTGATGGTTTAACAGAAGAACTAGCTGACCAGAAGATTGCTTACTATCTCAAAGAAATCCCCTTGGTGGAAAAGACTGCTCTATCTCTGGTTGAAGCTGCGAAAGAGCATGGTGGACACGATAACATCACAGTCGTCATTGTCGCACTGGAGTAG
- a CDS encoding ABC1 kinase family protein: MEKGYTNKAYRWNRENYSRRRRFLDIWSFVLTLLFKLWRYNKSWSYPGGVTEAKQAARRKAQAVWIRNTLLDLGPTFIKVGQLFSTRADIFPSEYVEELAKLQDKVPAFSYEQVEAIIEQELAKKIPQLYQSFEPIPLAAASLGQVHKAVLHSGEAVVVKVQRPGLRKLFEIDLQILKGITRYFQNHPKWGRGRDWLGIYEECCRILWEEIDYLNEGRNADTFRRNFRAHDWVRVPRVYWRYTSSRVLTLEYAPGIKISQYEAIEAAGLDRKVIARQGAEAYLHQLLNDGFFHADPHPGNIAVSPTGALIFYDFGMMGRIKTNVREGLMETLFGIASKDGERVVRSLVDLGALAPADDMGPVRRSVQYMLDHFMDKPFENQSVAAISDDLYEIAYNQPFRFPATFTFVMRAFSTLEGVGKGLDPEFNFMEVAKPYAMQIMTNVNGSEGNTFLNELSRQAVQVSSTALGLPRRLEDTLDKLERGDVRVRVRSTETERLLRRQSSVQLGMTYAVIVSGFTLSATILLVNEYVWLAMLALLIAAAVSGLLIRLLMRLDRSDRMY; the protein is encoded by the coding sequence ATGGAAAAAGGTTATACAAATAAGGCATACCGTTGGAATCGCGAAAACTACTCTCGTAGACGGCGCTTTTTGGACATTTGGTCGTTTGTCTTGACTTTATTGTTCAAGCTTTGGCGGTATAACAAATCCTGGAGTTACCCAGGAGGAGTTACCGAAGCCAAACAAGCTGCTCGACGTAAGGCTCAAGCAGTATGGATTCGCAACACCCTGCTAGATTTAGGACCAACCTTTATCAAAGTTGGGCAATTGTTCTCTACTCGTGCTGATATCTTCCCTAGCGAATATGTAGAAGAACTTGCCAAGTTACAAGATAAAGTGCCTGCATTTAGCTATGAGCAGGTAGAAGCGATTATTGAACAAGAACTAGCCAAGAAAATCCCCCAACTCTACCAAAGTTTTGAACCCATACCCTTAGCTGCTGCGAGCTTAGGGCAAGTACATAAAGCTGTGCTGCATTCCGGGGAAGCAGTTGTTGTCAAAGTACAACGCCCCGGACTCAGGAAGCTATTTGAAATTGATTTACAAATTCTCAAGGGTATTACTCGTTATTTCCAAAACCATCCCAAATGGGGACGGGGGCGAGATTGGCTGGGCATTTATGAAGAGTGTTGTCGCATTCTTTGGGAAGAAATTGATTATCTCAATGAAGGTCGCAACGCTGATACTTTTCGCCGCAATTTTCGCGCCCACGACTGGGTAAGAGTACCGCGCGTCTACTGGCGTTACACTTCATCACGGGTGTTGACGCTGGAGTATGCTCCTGGTATAAAAATTAGCCAATATGAAGCTATAGAAGCAGCAGGTTTAGATAGGAAAGTGATTGCCCGTCAGGGTGCCGAAGCTTACCTGCATCAGCTACTCAATGATGGCTTTTTCCATGCTGACCCCCACCCAGGCAATATTGCTGTCAGTCCAACTGGTGCTTTGATCTTCTATGATTTTGGCATGATGGGGCGCATTAAGACCAATGTGCGTGAAGGACTGATGGAAACGCTGTTTGGCATTGCTTCAAAAGACGGTGAACGGGTTGTCAGGTCTCTAGTTGATTTGGGGGCGCTTGCGCCAGCAGATGATATGGGACCTGTGCGGCGTTCTGTCCAGTATATGCTGGATCATTTCATGGATAAGCCTTTTGAAAACCAATCGGTAGCTGCTATTAGTGACGACTTGTACGAAATAGCGTATAATCAGCCTTTTAGATTTCCAGCGACCTTCACTTTCGTGATGCGAGCCTTCTCGACACTTGAAGGTGTCGGGAAAGGGTTAGATCCAGAATTTAACTTTATGGAAGTTGCTAAACCATATGCCATGCAAATTATGACCAATGTAAATGGTTCTGAGGGCAATACCTTTCTCAATGAATTGAGCCGCCAAGCAGTTCAGGTCAGCAGCACTGCATTAGGACTACCACGCAGGCTAGAAGACACACTAGACAAGCTAGAACGGGGAGATGTGCGCGTGCGTGTCAGGTCAACAGAAACAGAACGCCTGCTGCGACGGCAAAGCAGTGTTCAGCTAGGAATGACTTACGCTGTAATTGTGAGTGGTTTTACGCTTTCAGCCACGATTTTATTGGTTAACGAATATGTATGGTTGGCTATGCTCGCCCTTTTAATCGCAGCCGCAGTATCCGGCTTGCTGATTCGACTACTTATGCGCCTTGACCGTTCCGACCGTATGTATTAA
- a CDS encoding DUF6825 family protein, with protein sequence MSNPLLQAFFVGRATAEILTERLEFALTDALSELGKWDAEAREQMRSFTEEVMERANRAAEAAGAAQTTGYGEPSSASVDVQAMIDELRAEIATLRTELQRYRSGNSL encoded by the coding sequence ATGAGTAACCCCCTTTTACAAGCCTTTTTCGTCGGGAGAGCAACTGCTGAAATCCTCACCGAGAGGTTGGAGTTCGCCTTGACTGATGCTTTGAGCGAACTCGGCAAATGGGATGCTGAAGCTAGAGAGCAAATGCGCTCGTTTACAGAAGAAGTCATGGAGCGGGCAAATCGAGCAGCAGAAGCTGCCGGTGCTGCTCAAACGACAGGCTATGGAGAACCTAGTTCAGCATCAGTTGATGTACAAGCCATGATTGATGAACTGCGAGCCGAAATCGCCACATTGCGAACAGAATTACAACGCTATCGCAGTGGTAATTCTCTGTAG
- the ahr gene encoding NADPH-dependent aldehyde reductase Ahr produces the protein MIRAYAAFQRGEELKPFEYDPGPLGSEDVEINVEYCGICHSDLSMLKNDWGMTQYPLVPGHEVVGTIASVGSAVKKLQVGQRVGLGWNSRSCMTCEWCMSGNHNLCLTAEGTIVGRYGGFADKVRAHEAWIVPLPEGIDPVTAGPLFCGGITVFNPIVQFDVKPTDRVGVIGIGGLGHMALKFLHAWGCDVTAFSTSPDKEAEARELGANHFINSRDPNALKSVENSFDLILSTVNADLDWSTYIACLRPKGRLHFVGVVPNPVSSLVFPLIVGQKSISGSPLGSPATVAQMLDFAARHKIEPVIETFGFNEVNEALEHLHSGKARYRLVLKH, from the coding sequence ATGATCCGCGCCTACGCAGCTTTTCAACGAGGTGAAGAACTGAAGCCCTTTGAGTACGATCCGGGACCACTTGGCAGTGAGGATGTGGAAATTAATGTAGAATACTGCGGTATATGCCACAGCGACCTCAGTATGCTCAAGAATGATTGGGGAATGACTCAGTATCCCCTTGTTCCAGGACATGAAGTGGTTGGCACGATTGCAAGCGTTGGCAGTGCGGTTAAGAAACTTCAAGTAGGACAGCGGGTTGGACTGGGTTGGAATTCGCGATCATGTATGACTTGTGAGTGGTGTATGTCCGGCAACCATAATCTCTGCTTAACAGCCGAGGGTACTATTGTTGGTCGTTATGGTGGCTTTGCCGACAAGGTACGTGCTCACGAGGCTTGGATTGTGCCTTTACCTGAGGGAATTGACCCTGTGACTGCTGGACCTTTATTTTGCGGTGGGATCACAGTTTTTAATCCGATAGTGCAGTTTGATGTCAAACCAACTGACCGGGTTGGTGTGATTGGTATTGGCGGATTAGGTCATATGGCATTGAAATTTCTTCATGCATGGGGTTGTGATGTGACTGCATTCTCCACTAGCCCTGATAAGGAAGCAGAAGCAAGAGAACTTGGTGCAAATCACTTTATCAATTCCCGCGACCCAAATGCACTTAAATCAGTGGAAAATTCTTTCGATTTAATTCTCTCAACCGTCAACGCCGATTTAGATTGGAGTACTTACATTGCCTGCTTACGTCCAAAAGGACGATTACACTTTGTTGGCGTGGTTCCTAACCCGGTTAGCAGCCTTGTTTTCCCATTAATAGTGGGTCAGAAGTCAATTTCTGGTAGTCCGCTTGGTAGTCCCGCTACAGTCGCCCAAATGCTGGATTTTGCTGCTCGCCATAAGATTGAGCCAGTCATTGAAACCTTCGGGTTTAATGAAGTGAATGAGGCATTAGAACACCTCCATAGTGGGAAAGCACGGTATCGGCTGGTGCTGAAACACTAA